One genomic window of Streptomyces sp. NBC_01498 includes the following:
- a CDS encoding IucA/IucC family protein, with protein MSADRTDGYSHRDSVPESAPDSTPDPAPDSGPDPAPDSAPAVPGELKRSADPLDHPDHLRAADSAALAALLRAYVRETGIDVPDSGELLRLALPCSGVTLRVRVRYRSATGWHRFGGVRVFTSDRGGSLPADAAFVAAALVRETTLRRRALPYLGADAVGRVLNSAARTGAHLLRRREEKPGAHGPTPFLDAEQALLLGHPFHPAPKSREEASDAELDSYSPELRGSFPLHWFAVRRDVLVGESADGRAPADLLRPLTAGLGLRVREDEAVLPAHPWQARDILGRPAVAALVDAGLLRPLGPAGPHWHPTSSVRTVHRPGADVMLKLSLGMRITNSRRNNLRSEMRLGVRAARLLAAGPARRLRAEHPEFGILRDFGWVSAGGGTSDGGTGAGAGAETGPETGLETAVRDNPFRGGELEGLCVAGLVAERTGPGDGSPPPYRSLLSEAVTRTARTHGVSTGEASARWLAAYLDVLAVPLIRLHAWYGIALEPHHQNTLVALAADGLPCAGWYRDSQGYYVAASHADAVERLLPGAADGLDLVFDDAFVDERVAYYLGINNLLGLVGAFGALGLADEGALLRVLRARLERLRSAEPGAKGLLDLLLDAPVLRCKGNFLTCVDGLDELVGDVQSQSVYVDLPNPLSDPASSPLSTPLPDPLPNPFAEDHR; from the coding sequence GTGAGCGCGGACCGTACCGACGGGTACTCCCACCGTGACTCCGTTCCGGAGTCCGCTCCTGACTCCACCCCGGACCCCGCTCCTGACTCCGGCCCGGACCCCGCTCCTGACTCCGCTCCTGCGGTGCCCGGGGAGCTGAAGCGGTCTGCCGACCCCCTCGACCATCCCGATCATCTCCGTGCCGCCGACTCCGCCGCCCTCGCCGCGCTGCTGCGCGCGTACGTCCGGGAGACCGGTATCGACGTGCCCGACAGCGGTGAGCTGCTGCGACTGGCCCTGCCGTGCAGTGGGGTGACCCTTCGCGTGCGGGTGCGGTACCGGTCCGCCACGGGGTGGCACCGGTTCGGGGGAGTCCGGGTCTTCACCTCGGACCGGGGCGGCAGCCTGCCCGCCGACGCCGCGTTCGTCGCCGCCGCCCTCGTACGGGAGACGACCCTGCGGCGCCGCGCGCTCCCGTATCTCGGCGCGGACGCCGTCGGGCGGGTCCTCAACTCCGCCGCGCGGACGGGGGCGCATCTGCTGCGGCGGCGGGAGGAGAAGCCGGGCGCGCACGGGCCGACGCCCTTCCTCGACGCCGAGCAGGCACTGCTGCTGGGGCATCCCTTCCATCCCGCGCCCAAGAGCCGCGAGGAAGCCTCGGACGCCGAACTGGATTCCTATTCACCGGAGTTGCGAGGTTCCTTCCCGCTGCACTGGTTCGCCGTGCGCCGGGACGTCCTCGTCGGTGAGAGCGCCGACGGCCGGGCCCCCGCCGATCTCCTGCGGCCCCTGACCGCCGGGCTCGGCCTGCGCGTACGGGAGGACGAGGCCGTGCTTCCCGCGCATCCGTGGCAGGCGAGGGACATCCTCGGGCGGCCCGCCGTCGCCGCGCTGGTCGACGCGGGCCTGCTGCGGCCCCTCGGTCCCGCCGGGCCCCACTGGCACCCCACCTCGTCCGTACGGACCGTCCACCGGCCCGGCGCCGACGTCATGCTCAAGCTCTCCCTCGGCATGCGGATCACCAACTCCCGCCGCAACAACCTCCGTTCCGAGATGCGCCTCGGTGTGCGCGCCGCCCGGCTGCTGGCCGCCGGGCCCGCGCGCCGACTGCGCGCCGAGCACCCGGAGTTCGGCATCCTGCGCGACTTCGGGTGGGTGTCGGCGGGCGGCGGCACGAGCGACGGCGGGACCGGGGCAGGGGCAGGGGCCGAGACCGGGCCGGAGACCGGGTTGGAGACCGCCGTACGCGACAACCCGTTCCGGGGCGGGGAGTTGGAGGGGCTGTGTGTCGCCGGGCTGGTCGCGGAGCGGACCGGTCCCGGTGACGGCTCACCGCCCCCGTACCGTTCGCTGCTCTCCGAGGCCGTCACCCGCACCGCCCGCACCCACGGCGTCTCCACCGGCGAGGCGTCCGCGCGCTGGCTGGCCGCGTACCTGGACGTGCTCGCCGTCCCGCTGATCCGGCTGCACGCCTGGTACGGCATCGCACTGGAGCCGCACCACCAGAACACCCTCGTCGCGCTCGCCGCCGACGGCCTGCCGTGCGCCGGCTGGTACCGCGACAGCCAGGGCTACTACGTCGCCGCGTCCCACGCGGACGCCGTGGAGCGGCTGTTGCCGGGCGCGGCGGACGGCCTGGACCTCGTCTTCGACGACGCGTTCGTGGACGAGCGGGTGGCGTACTACCTCGGGATCAACAATCTCCTCGGTCTCGTCGGCGCGTTCGGCGCGCTCGGGCTGGCCGACGAAGGCGCCCTGCTGCGGGTGCTGCGCGCCCGGCTGGAGCGGCTGCGGTCGGCCGAGCCCGGCGCGAAGGGGCTGCTGGACCTGCTGCTCGACGCACCCGTGCTGCGCTGCAAGGGCAACTTCCTCACCTGCGTGGACGGGCTCGACGAACTCGTCGGGGACGTACAGTCCCAGTCCGTCTACGTCGATCTGCCCAACCCCCTGTCCGACCCCGCGTCCAGCCCTCTCTCCACTCCCCTGCCCGACCCCCTGCCCAACCCCTTTGCGGAGGACCACCGGTGA